The Sediminispirochaeta smaragdinae DSM 11293 genome has a segment encoding these proteins:
- a CDS encoding sigma-70 family RNA polymerase sigma factor codes for MPTKKNINSRSGDFGNENVISIYLKEINKVPLLSREDEDRYARLAADGDEHAKEMLIKSNLRFVVNVAKKYQNQGLPLADLINEGNIGLMNAIERYDVDKGYHFISYAVWWIRQAILKAISEKARMIRLPLNRANELVQIEKAKKGLQLEGKEEPEFEEIARVVGMDAEHVASLVNISRDLVSLESPIYTDRSQSELGDFIEDVDYKSPDETLMEQSLKEDIAKVLDTLSEKEADIIRHRFGLDGRAPLSLKDIGDRYNLTKERIRQIEKKAIKRLQHPSRRQYLESYIAV; via the coding sequence ATGCCTACAAAAAAGAATATAAACAGCAGGTCCGGAGATTTCGGAAATGAGAATGTTATTTCAATATATTTAAAAGAAATCAACAAGGTACCCCTTCTCTCCAGGGAAGATGAGGATCGTTACGCTCGGCTTGCTGCCGATGGTGATGAACATGCCAAGGAGATGTTGATCAAAAGCAACCTCCGCTTTGTGGTAAATGTAGCCAAGAAGTATCAGAATCAGGGACTCCCCCTGGCCGATCTCATCAATGAGGGAAATATCGGACTGATGAACGCCATTGAGCGCTACGATGTCGATAAGGGGTATCATTTTATCAGTTATGCCGTGTGGTGGATTCGCCAGGCAATCCTGAAGGCCATCAGCGAGAAGGCTCGGATGATTCGTCTGCCTCTCAATCGTGCGAACGAGCTTGTTCAAATCGAGAAGGCGAAAAAGGGGCTTCAGCTGGAAGGAAAGGAAGAACCCGAGTTTGAAGAGATCGCCCGGGTCGTCGGTATGGACGCCGAGCATGTCGCCTCCCTTGTCAATATCAGCCGTGATCTTGTTTCTCTGGAGTCTCCCATTTACACCGATCGAAGTCAAAGCGAGCTTGGCGATTTTATCGAAGATGTGGACTACAAGAGTCCCGACGAGACACTGATGGAGCAGTCGCTGAAAGAGGATATCGCCAAGGTGCTTGATACCCTTTCCGAAAAAGAAGCGGATATTATCCGTCATCGCTTCGGACTCGACGGAAGGGCGCCTCTTTCTCTCAAGGATATCGGCGATCGCTACAATCTTACCAAGGAGCGAATCCGGCAGATCGAGAAGAAGGCGATCAAGCGACTTCAGCATCCTTCTCGCCGGCAATACCTTGAATCATACATTGCCGTATAA